A genome region from Hymenobacter tibetensis includes the following:
- a CDS encoding 4-hydroxy-3-methylbut-2-enyl diphosphate reductase translates to MNVTIDKNSGYCFGVEFAIQMAEDELAHDETLYCLGDIVHNRMEVERLHEQGLRIIDRAQLEQLHDCKVLIRAHGEPPETYQLALRNNIELIDASCPVVLKLQNRVKHAFDASRRQDGQIVIYGQPGHAEVAGLTGQTGNRALIVMTEADLDQVDFARPVTLFSQTTKSTAGFYHMKAVIEERIKAAGGSLEAFDANDSICRQVSNREPALARFAAEHDVVVFVSGRKSSNGKALFSVVNKTNARSYFVENEQEIDEEWFHEAESVGICGATSTPMWLMQRVKERIEQVPEAVA, encoded by the coding sequence ATGAACGTTACCATCGATAAAAATTCCGGATACTGTTTTGGGGTAGAATTCGCCATTCAGATGGCGGAAGACGAGTTGGCGCACGATGAAACTCTGTATTGCCTGGGCGATATTGTGCACAACCGTATGGAGGTGGAGCGCCTGCACGAACAAGGCTTGCGCATCATCGACCGGGCTCAGCTCGAGCAACTACACGACTGCAAAGTGCTGATCAGGGCTCATGGTGAGCCACCTGAAACCTACCAGCTAGCGTTGCGCAACAACATCGAGTTGATTGACGCCTCGTGCCCGGTGGTACTCAAGCTGCAGAACCGTGTGAAGCATGCCTTTGATGCCAGCCGGCGGCAGGATGGCCAGATTGTAATTTATGGTCAGCCTGGCCACGCCGAAGTAGCAGGCCTCACCGGCCAGACCGGTAACCGTGCCCTTATCGTCATGACGGAAGCCGACCTCGACCAGGTGGATTTTGCGCGGCCGGTTACGCTCTTCAGCCAGACCACCAAAAGTACCGCTGGTTTCTACCATATGAAGGCCGTTATCGAAGAGCGGATAAAGGCAGCAGGCGGCTCCCTGGAAGCCTTCGACGCCAACGATAGTATCTGCCGGCAGGTAAGTAACCGGGAGCCGGCCCTTGCTAGGTTTGCCGCTGAGCACGATGTAGTGGTATTTGTAAGTGGCCGTAAAAGCTCGAACGGCAAGGCGCTGTTCTCAGTGGTCAACAAAACCAATGCGCGTAGCTACTTCGTGGAAAACGAGCAGGAAATCGACGAAGAATGGTTTCACGAGGCAGAGTCGGTGGGCATCTGCGGCGCTACTAGCACCCCTATGTGGCTGATGCAACGCGTAAAAGAGCGCATTGAACAAGTGCCCGAGGCAGTAGCGTAG
- a CDS encoding DUF502 domain-containing protein, translating into MRRYFNYFLNGFLIVAPIALTGYILYAVFHWLDELFNIYDIPGLGILVAMLVVTVIGFVAKSFMVRPFLVIAERLLHRTPLVSIIYSSLKDLFDAFVGDNQKFNCPVLARLNAQDEVYKMGFVTQEAMTAINRQELLAVYFPHSYNFSGELVLMPAANVTYLDLPSSEVMKFIVSGGVSRLM; encoded by the coding sequence ATGCGCAGATATTTCAACTACTTCCTCAACGGCTTCCTTATTGTAGCGCCCATTGCGCTTACGGGGTACATTCTGTACGCTGTTTTTCACTGGCTCGACGAACTGTTCAACATCTACGACATTCCGGGGCTGGGCATACTAGTGGCCATGTTGGTGGTGACGGTAATTGGCTTTGTGGCGAAGTCGTTTATGGTGCGTCCCTTCCTGGTTATTGCCGAGCGGTTGCTGCACCGCACACCGCTGGTTAGCATCATTTACTCCAGCCTCAAAGACCTTTTCGACGCCTTTGTCGGCGACAACCAAAAGTTTAACTGTCCGGTGCTGGCCCGCCTTAATGCTCAGGACGAAGTGTACAAGATGGGGTTCGTCACCCAAGAGGCCATGACGGCTATCAACCGTCAGGAACTGCTGGCCGTGTACTTTCCGCATTCCTACAATTTCTCGGGCGAGCTAGTGCTGATGCCTGCCGCCAACGTGACGTACCTAGACCTGCCCAGCAGTGAAGTCATGAAGTTCATCGTGTCGGGTGGTGTCTCGCGGTTGATGTAA
- a CDS encoding alpha/beta fold hydrolase has translation MPTKLHYRAYGSGPRVILAFHGYGQGEGHWRTLIGELGTEVTVYAFDLFYHGRSKLAKADTPLTKKCLGELLHSFLHENSIGDFSLLAFSMGAKFALTAVEHFPKRVQNLWLIAPDGLQRQFWYSLATYPPWMRGVLGRAVLRPQRLLQFLGTLEQKRLVPSSLVRFAEWQLESREKRLRVYRSWVGFRLLTFSLQALAGLLNRRPTPVTFFLGRHDQVIPHAGLQRFIALLQGAHTVLLDAGHAGLIYNVAAYLRRHQEVKL, from the coding sequence ATGCCCACCAAGCTGCACTACCGGGCCTACGGCTCTGGTCCCCGGGTCATTCTTGCTTTTCATGGTTACGGGCAAGGAGAAGGGCATTGGCGCACGCTCATTGGCGAGTTGGGAACCGAGGTAACGGTGTATGCTTTCGACCTGTTCTACCACGGCCGCAGCAAGCTAGCCAAAGCCGATACGCCACTCACCAAAAAGTGCTTGGGTGAGCTGCTACACAGCTTTTTACACGAAAACAGTATTGGTGACTTCAGCTTACTCGCGTTTAGTATGGGTGCCAAATTTGCCCTGACTGCCGTCGAGCACTTCCCTAAACGGGTGCAGAACCTATGGCTGATTGCGCCCGACGGGTTGCAGCGGCAGTTCTGGTATTCGCTGGCCACCTATCCGCCGTGGATGCGCGGGGTACTCGGCCGGGCCGTGCTACGGCCGCAGCGGCTGTTGCAGTTTTTGGGCACGCTGGAACAGAAGCGACTAGTGCCTTCCAGCCTTGTGCGGTTCGCTGAGTGGCAGCTAGAGAGCCGAGAGAAACGCCTTCGGGTGTACCGGAGCTGGGTTGGTTTCCGCCTCTTGACGTTCAGCTTGCAGGCCTTGGCAGGGCTCTTGAACCGTCGGCCTACGCCGGTCACGTTCTTTCTGGGCCGCCACGATCAGGTCATCCCGCACGCTGGGCTACAACGCTTCATTGCTTTACTGCAAGGTGCCCACACCGTGCTGTTGGATGCAGGCCATGCGGGACTTATCTACAACGTAGCCGCCTATCTGCGACGACACCAAGAGGTTAAGTTGTAG
- a CDS encoding DoxX family protein produces the protein MELSNHHPLVKHRNSASNPVWMDALRIVLGLFLFVKGFSFLSNTSDVFNLLSEQHSLGALRKAPLLFSIFHIVGGLMIAVGALTRLALLCQIPILLGAALVVNPQQGVGMQNRELWVSMLVLSLLLFFMIKGPGRYSVDHKIFRRQPESM, from the coding sequence ATGGAACTCTCAAACCACCACCCCCTCGTCAAACACCGCAACAGTGCCAGCAATCCTGTTTGGATGGATGCTTTGCGCATTGTGCTAGGTCTGTTTCTTTTTGTAAAAGGATTTTCGTTTCTGAGCAATACCAGCGACGTTTTCAACCTGCTCAGCGAACAGCACAGCTTGGGCGCACTCAGAAAGGCTCCACTCCTCTTCAGCATCTTTCACATTGTGGGCGGCTTGATGATTGCGGTTGGGGCACTCACCCGGCTGGCTCTTCTTTGCCAGATTCCTATTCTGTTGGGTGCGGCATTAGTAGTCAATCCGCAACAAGGAGTGGGCATGCAAAACCGAGAACTTTGGGTGTCTATGCTGGTCCTGAGTTTGCTGCTGTTCTTTATGATCAAAGGGCCGGGCCGGTACTCTGTTGATCACAAAATTTTCCGGCGCCAGCCTGAGAGTATGTAG
- a CDS encoding O-acetyl-ADP-ribose deacetylase, with amino-acid sequence MSTTLTASNWRSEAKTFGRILLYRGDITRVDTDAIVNAANSSLLGGGGVDGAIHRAGGPEILEACRWLRAGHYGKGLRTGEAVITTAGHLPSQHVIHTVGPVWNGGHKQEPELLANSYRNSLRVAVEHTLRSIAFPGISTGVYGYPKSEAAAIAVRETRAFLQEHELPQEVVFVASNEESFHLYEKALQ; translated from the coding sequence ATGTCTACCACCCTTACTGCCAGCAATTGGCGCTCCGAAGCAAAAACGTTCGGCCGCATCCTACTCTACCGCGGCGACATCACACGTGTGGACACTGATGCCATTGTGAATGCGGCCAATTCCAGCCTGCTCGGTGGTGGTGGAGTCGACGGAGCCATTCATCGTGCTGGCGGACCCGAGATTCTAGAAGCGTGCCGCTGGTTGCGGGCTGGCCATTACGGTAAAGGGCTGCGAACCGGCGAAGCAGTTATCACCACTGCGGGCCACTTGCCCTCCCAGCACGTTATTCATACAGTGGGGCCCGTTTGGAACGGCGGCCACAAACAGGAGCCTGAGCTACTAGCCAACAGCTACCGCAACAGCCTACGTGTAGCAGTTGAGCATACGCTGCGTAGTATTGCTTTCCCCGGTATCAGTACAGGGGTGTACGGCTATCCCAAATCGGAGGCAGCTGCCATTGCGGTGCGCGAGACGCGGGCATTTTTGCAAGAGCACGAGCTACCACAGGAAGTGGTGTTCGTAGCTTCCAATGAAGAGAGCTTTCACCTGTACGAAAAGGCCCTACAGTAG
- a CDS encoding 2TM domain-containing protein — METPPRDPQLWRMALDRAEFKSSLVTYALVNALLWSIWALTGQEARPIPWPMWVAVFWGIGLVLKGIKMYAGFGPEQQSEREYEKLIRRRESRL; from the coding sequence ATGGAAACCCCTCCCCGTGACCCACAACTCTGGCGTATGGCATTGGACCGCGCCGAATTCAAGTCAAGCCTTGTGACGTACGCGCTGGTAAATGCTTTGCTGTGGTCTATCTGGGCCCTGACGGGGCAGGAAGCGCGGCCGATTCCATGGCCGATGTGGGTTGCTGTGTTCTGGGGAATTGGATTGGTACTGAAGGGCATAAAAATGTACGCCGGCTTTGGACCAGAACAGCAGTCGGAAAGGGAGTACGAGAAACTGATACGTCGGCGCGAGAGCCGGCTCTAA
- a CDS encoding PQQ-dependent sugar dehydrogenase has protein sequence MTTTRLLPILLLAPLALVSSAPDRPTAAPDANLSKIKLPAGFTITYFAQGVKSARELAVGPDGTVYVGSRDAGKVYALPDRNKDSRADEVVTVANGLNGPNGVAVRNGSLYVGEIHRIIRYDNIAQKLKQPPKPVVVYDQLLNNEWHGYRYISFGPDGKLYVPVGAPCNTCIPAEPVIGTITRMNPDGTGMEIYAQGVRNTVGFDWSPVDKALWFTDNGRDQLGDNLPSDELNRAPSAGLHFGFPYFFAGDVPDPEFGKGRSASTYTKPARKLGPHVAALGMKFYTGKKFPAAYRNQIFIPEHGSWNRTSKLGYRISLVRLDATGKQAKSYETFAEGWLQGQKSWGRPVCLLVLPDGSMLVSDDQNDAVYRISYKG, from the coding sequence ATGACAACAACCCGACTGCTCCCGATTTTGCTGCTGGCGCCGCTGGCGTTGGTTTCCTCGGCCCCCGACCGCCCCACGGCGGCCCCGGATGCAAACCTGAGTAAGATCAAACTACCCGCTGGTTTCACAATTACGTATTTCGCACAAGGGGTGAAAAGCGCCCGCGAATTGGCCGTAGGACCCGACGGCACCGTGTACGTAGGTAGCCGCGACGCCGGCAAGGTGTATGCCTTGCCGGACCGCAACAAAGATAGCCGCGCCGACGAGGTGGTGACTGTTGCAAATGGGCTGAACGGCCCCAACGGAGTGGCGGTGCGCAACGGCTCTTTGTACGTGGGCGAAATCCACCGCATTATTCGGTACGACAACATCGCCCAAAAGCTTAAGCAGCCGCCCAAGCCGGTGGTGGTGTACGACCAGCTGCTCAACAACGAGTGGCATGGCTACCGCTACATTTCTTTCGGGCCCGACGGTAAGCTCTACGTACCCGTAGGAGCGCCGTGCAACACCTGCATTCCGGCGGAGCCCGTGATTGGCACCATCACCCGGATGAACCCGGACGGAACAGGAATGGAAATCTATGCGCAGGGCGTCCGCAACACAGTAGGCTTCGACTGGAGCCCGGTAGACAAAGCGCTGTGGTTCACAGACAATGGCCGCGACCAGCTAGGCGACAACCTGCCTTCCGACGAGCTGAACCGGGCTCCTAGTGCGGGGTTGCATTTCGGCTTTCCTTACTTTTTTGCCGGTGACGTGCCTGATCCTGAGTTCGGCAAAGGCCGCTCCGCTTCCACGTACACCAAACCCGCCCGTAAGCTAGGGCCGCATGTAGCGGCGCTAGGAATGAAGTTCTACACTGGCAAGAAATTCCCGGCTGCATACCGCAACCAGATTTTCATTCCGGAACATGGTTCCTGGAACCGGACCAGCAAGCTCGGCTACCGCATTTCGTTGGTGCGCCTAGATGCTACGGGCAAGCAAGCCAAGAGCTATGAAACTTTTGCCGAAGGTTGGTTGCAGGGGCAGAAGTCGTGGGGGCGGCCCGTGTGCTTGCTCGTGCTACCCGATGGCTCCATGCTCGTTTCTGACGATCAGAACGACGCTGTGTACCGCATCAGCTACAAAGGATAA
- a CDS encoding ATP-dependent zinc protease family protein: MKKQRIPKRIVGRLELVDFPELQLWGVEAKVDTGAYTSAIHCSDIHVVTDSNQQPLLRVLLLDPSHPHFDGTPMEFSEFSLRDIKSSNGEVQQRYVIQAVLRIFEQDLYTEFSLSDRSDMKYPVLLGRRLMRQGNFVVDVARRNLSHKAQVAAKASRA, translated from the coding sequence ATGAAAAAGCAGCGTATTCCGAAGCGTATCGTGGGGCGGCTGGAGCTGGTGGATTTTCCCGAGTTGCAACTTTGGGGTGTAGAAGCCAAAGTTGATACCGGCGCCTATACAAGTGCTATCCATTGTTCTGACATTCACGTAGTAACGGATTCCAATCAGCAGCCGTTACTGCGGGTGTTGCTCCTGGATCCGTCGCATCCTCACTTCGATGGCACCCCCATGGAATTTTCGGAATTTTCGCTGCGTGATATCAAGAGTTCCAATGGGGAAGTGCAGCAGCGCTACGTCATTCAGGCGGTGCTACGCATTTTTGAACAAGATTTGTACACTGAATTCTCCTTATCCGACCGATCCGATATGAAGTATCCTGTGCTGTTAGGCCGGCGCCTTATGCGGCAGGGAAACTTCGTGGTTGATGTGGCCCGGCGTAATCTATCTCATAAAGCTCAAGTGGCGGCCAAAGCTTCGCGCGCCTAA
- the rimK gene encoding 30S ribosomal protein S6--L-glutamate ligase gives MKLAILSREPKLYSTTRLVEAAEQRGYEAVVVDHLHCNLVLEKGKPDIIYQKQRLQDIDAIIPRIGASVTFYGCAVVRQFEMMKVRTAVDSQAIVRSRDKLRSMQILARAGVGMPKTAFTNYSDEVAEMIEQVGGAPVIIKLLEGTQGLGVVLAESAKAAQSVIEAFHNLKARIIVQEFIAESKGADLRAFVVNGEVVGAMKRQGKEGEFRSNLHRGGTGVLVKLTRAEKAAALLAAKSLGLGIAGVDMLQSKRGPLVLEVNSSPGLEGIEKATGLDIAGKIIEYTAEIALKKKTKAKPKAMAALPDNQPDLPR, from the coding sequence ATGAAACTGGCGATTCTGTCGCGTGAGCCTAAGCTGTACTCCACCACCCGCCTTGTGGAAGCCGCCGAACAGCGGGGCTACGAGGCCGTGGTAGTGGACCATTTGCATTGTAACCTAGTGCTAGAAAAAGGCAAACCCGACATCATTTATCAAAAGCAACGGCTTCAGGATATTGATGCTATTATTCCTCGCATTGGGGCGTCCGTCACCTTCTATGGCTGCGCCGTTGTGCGGCAGTTCGAGATGATGAAGGTGCGCACTGCTGTGGATAGCCAAGCTATTGTCCGTAGCCGCGACAAACTGCGCTCCATGCAGATTCTGGCCCGGGCCGGCGTCGGGATGCCCAAAACGGCCTTCACCAATTACTCCGATGAGGTGGCTGAGATGATAGAGCAGGTAGGCGGCGCCCCTGTCATCATCAAGCTGCTCGAAGGCACCCAGGGGTTAGGCGTGGTACTGGCCGAAAGTGCCAAAGCCGCGCAGTCCGTTATCGAAGCATTTCACAACCTGAAGGCCCGCATCATCGTGCAGGAATTTATTGCCGAAAGCAAAGGAGCCGACTTGCGCGCCTTTGTAGTGAATGGCGAGGTGGTGGGGGCTATGAAGCGGCAAGGCAAGGAAGGCGAGTTTCGCTCGAACCTGCACCGGGGTGGAACGGGCGTGCTCGTGAAGCTGACCCGCGCCGAAAAAGCCGCGGCGCTACTCGCTGCCAAGTCGTTGGGCCTGGGTATTGCGGGCGTGGATATGCTGCAAAGCAAGCGTGGCCCCCTGGTGCTGGAAGTGAATTCCTCGCCCGGCCTGGAAGGCATTGAAAAGGCCACGGGGCTAGACATTGCCGGTAAGATAATCGAGTACACCGCCGAAATAGCCCTGAAAAAGAAAACCAAAGCCAAGCCCAAAGCCATGGCTGCCCTCCCCGACAACCAGCCCGATCTTCCTCGGTAA
- a CDS encoding succinylglutamate desuccinylase/aspartoacylase family protein yields the protein MTLFPGPDDMLLNGLVIRPGDEVQTRLVISRLPSGTVIDIPVHVYRSRNPGPTVLLLAGMHGDEVNGIETIRRLIRREQLRPLRGSIIAIPILNIYGFLNFSREVPDGKDVNRSFPGNPRGSLASRVAHRFMREIMPLIDYGIDFHTGGAARSNTPQIRCLLHEDPEIDALAAAFAAPFTLNAGLRPGSLREAAMQQGRRIIVYETGESLRLDEIGIELATAGTFRVLQYLGMAAAATPPEHPGVVCVRSTWLRARYAGLFRSFVRNGDYVEKGHVYGSVADPYGETAVRLESPVAGYIIGLNHMPVVNQGDALVHVGRVDAAPSRSDLAPPFDEKPHKEPEPDADDPELDEDEAH from the coding sequence TTGACTCTATTCCCTGGTCCCGACGACATGTTGCTGAATGGCTTGGTTATCAGGCCGGGCGACGAGGTGCAGACGCGGCTGGTGATTTCGCGGCTGCCATCAGGTACCGTTATTGATATTCCAGTGCACGTGTATCGGTCGCGCAACCCCGGCCCGACTGTGCTGCTGCTGGCCGGCATGCACGGCGACGAAGTGAACGGGATAGAAACTATCCGGCGCTTGATTCGGCGGGAGCAGTTGCGGCCGTTGCGCGGAAGTATCATTGCCATTCCTATTCTCAACATCTACGGCTTTCTGAATTTCAGCCGCGAGGTGCCGGACGGCAAAGATGTGAACCGCAGCTTTCCTGGCAACCCGCGCGGCTCGTTGGCCAGCCGGGTGGCGCACCGCTTCATGCGCGAAATCATGCCCCTGATCGACTACGGCATTGACTTTCATACCGGGGGTGCGGCGCGGTCCAACACGCCCCAAATTCGGTGCCTGCTGCACGAAGACCCGGAAATAGATGCCTTGGCCGCTGCTTTTGCGGCTCCATTTACCTTGAACGCCGGGTTGCGGCCGGGGTCGTTGCGTGAAGCTGCTATGCAGCAGGGCCGGCGCATTATCGTGTACGAAACCGGAGAGTCGTTGCGGCTTGATGAAATTGGTATTGAGTTAGCTACTGCGGGTACGTTCCGGGTGCTGCAATACTTGGGAATGGCCGCGGCTGCCACTCCGCCCGAGCACCCAGGGGTAGTGTGCGTCCGCTCCACGTGGTTGCGGGCCCGGTACGCAGGGCTGTTTCGCAGCTTTGTGCGCAACGGCGACTATGTGGAGAAGGGGCATGTGTACGGCTCGGTGGCCGACCCCTACGGCGAAACGGCGGTGCGGCTGGAGTCGCCGGTGGCAGGCTATATCATCGGCCTCAACCATATGCCCGTCGTCAACCAGGGTGATGCGCTGGTGCATGTGGGGCGCGTAGATGCCGCTCCTAGCCGCTCTGATCTGGCTCCGCCTTTCGATGAAAAGCCCCACAAAGAGCCGGAGCCCGACGCCGATGATCCGGAATTAGACGAAGACGAGGCGCATTAG
- a CDS encoding OmpH family outer membrane protein translates to MKNSVQLVLNVVLVIAVAVLFYLHFANKPAAAPTRKAPTVAAISSDSAGTVATTSPDDLAAVADTDKVAYVESSKLLEDYKGMQDARKAFEAKAKRWEAQNQTLVRGFQTAVQQYQKQAESLTAEQRAATEQKLQAQQQQVGQGQQKLQQQAQEEEAKMTQTVLERLNKQIEKYGKANGYRLILIAAPSGTIAYGRKDLDITPQVLKYLNTEYSAKK, encoded by the coding sequence ATGAAAAATTCTGTGCAACTAGTTCTGAATGTAGTACTGGTTATTGCCGTGGCGGTGCTGTTTTACTTGCATTTCGCCAACAAGCCTGCCGCCGCTCCAACTCGCAAAGCACCTACCGTAGCCGCCATTTCCTCTGACTCGGCGGGCACTGTGGCTACCACTTCTCCCGACGACCTAGCGGCTGTAGCCGATACCGATAAAGTGGCGTACGTGGAATCCAGCAAGCTGCTCGAAGACTACAAAGGCATGCAGGACGCCCGCAAGGCGTTCGAGGCGAAAGCCAAGCGTTGGGAGGCCCAAAACCAGACCTTGGTGCGCGGCTTCCAGACGGCCGTGCAGCAGTACCAGAAGCAAGCGGAAAGCCTAACTGCTGAACAGCGTGCTGCCACCGAGCAGAAGCTGCAGGCTCAGCAACAGCAAGTAGGGCAGGGGCAGCAAAAGCTACAGCAGCAAGCCCAGGAGGAAGAAGCCAAAATGACCCAAACCGTATTGGAGCGCCTCAACAAGCAAATTGAAAAATACGGCAAAGCCAATGGGTACCGCCTGATTCTGATTGCGGCCCCGAGCGGCACCATTGCCTACGGCCGCAAGGACCTCGACATCACTCCGCAGGTACTTAAATACTTGAACACCGAGTATTCCGCTAAAAAATAA